In one Rutidosis leptorrhynchoides isolate AG116_Rl617_1_P2 chromosome 8, CSIRO_AGI_Rlap_v1, whole genome shotgun sequence genomic region, the following are encoded:
- the LOC139862922 gene encoding uncharacterized protein produces MLITNTSFHTIKLPSLLHNQTLKTPQLFLPQFTVSATSTPPIFMAAATSGAIESTSATSSTIQSSVPNSSLTLLFVEMGVGYDQHGQDVTKAAMKACRDAISSNSIPAFRRGSIPGISFDQMKLQIKLGVPQPLQATLDIEKVKSVFPYGKIEYVEVVDGGLICSSGVHVEEMGDKDDNCYIVNAAVYVGY; encoded by the exons atgtTGATTACCAACACTTCATTCCACACAATCAAACTCCCATCTCTTCTTCATAATCAAACCCTAAAAACACCTCAACTATTTCTTCCCCAATTCACAGTTTCTGCAACCTCAACTCCACCAATTTTCATGGCAGCAGCAACTTCCGGCGCCATCGAATCCACGTCAGCAACTTCCTCAACAATCCAATCATCCGTACCAAACTCTTCTCTTACACTTTTATTTGTTGAAATGGGAGTTGGTTACGATCAGCACGG GCAAGATGTTACAAAAGCTGCAATGAAGGCTTGTAGGGACGCTATTTCTTCTAATTCAATTCCTGCTTTTCGTAGAG GCTCGATACCCGGCATCTCATTTGATCAAATGAAGCTACAGATTAAACTTGGTGTTCCTCAGCCTCTTCAAGCTACCTTGGATATCGAGAAAGTGAAGTCTGTTTTCCCCTA TGGGAAGATTGAGTATGTTGAAGTAGTGGATGGTGGATTGATATGTTCGAGTGGTGTGCACGTTGAAGAAATGGGAGACAAGGATGATAACTGTTACATAGTTAATGCAGCTGTGTACGTTGGTTACTAA